Genomic segment of Candidatus Bathyarchaeota archaeon:
GAATAGTGAATCTCCCTGACGAGCTCGAATCCGAGCACCTCCACCGTTATGGCTACAACCAGTTCACCCTCTACCGCCTTCCTGTCCCTCGAGAGGGCGCCGTCGTCGGTCTCTTGGGCAGGAATGCCATAGGAAAGTCTACTCTTCTCAACATTCTCGCTGGAAACCTCACACCCAACCTTGGGAAATTCGCGGAGCCCCCTACTCGGGATGAGGTTGTGGAGAGCTTCTCAGGGAAGCCTATGCACGACTACCTGGAATCCCTATACTCCGGTAAGAGAAAGGTTGTCTACAAACCCCAATACGTCGACCGCATTCCTAGAGTTGTTAAGGGGACTGCCGCAGAGGTTCTCGAGGCCCAGGATGAAAGAGGGGCCTTTAATGAGCTCACTATAGCCCTGGAAATTGACTCGATCCTAGACCGTGAGCTATCAGTTCTCAGTGGGGGGGAGCTCCAGAGGGTCGCAATCGCCGCGGCCCTCCTTAAGGACGCTGAGGTGTACCTCCTCGATGAGCCATCTAGCCATCTGGATATCTACCAGAGGGTCCGGGCTTCCCGTGTGATCCGGGGCCTCGTCAAGGAGGGACGGAGGGTTGTCGTGGCGGAGCACGACCTTGCGGTTCTGGACTATTTGAGCGACGATATATTCCTCCTCTACGGGGAGCCTGACGTTTATGGCATTGTATCTAACGTCCACGGGGTCCGGGAGGGGATAAATATCTATATCAATGGCTATATCCCTGACGAGAACGTCAGGTTCCGGGAGAGCCCCATAATATTCCACGTCAAACCGCCCACCCCTCACAGCCGAAGGAGTAGTTCCCTCATCAGCTGGACCGATCTCAAAAAGTCCTTTAGCGACTTCACTCTAAACGTGGCTGCCGGGGAGATAGGCATCGGGGAGGTCATCGGCATCTTGGGGAAGAACGGGATTGGTAAAACCACTTTCATCAAAATCCTTGCGGGGGTGGAGAAGCCCGACTTGGGGAGAGTGATTGGAGGGGATATCAAGGTTAGCTACAAGCCCCAATACCTCACAGGCACTATCTATGGCACTGTGGAGGATGTGCTCCGCAGAGCCGCTGGGGAAAAGTACCTTGAGCCGTGGTTCAGCGCGGAGGTCATTGAACCCCTTCACGTTAAGGGGATGCTGGAGCGAGACATCAGCGTCCTTAGTGGGGGGGAGCTCCAGAGAGTTGCAATCGCTGAGTGCCTCAGCCGACCCGTTGATATCTACCTCCTGGACGAGCCCAGTGCCTACCTCGATGTCGAGGAACGCCTCGCTGTGGCTAAAGCCATCCGGCGTATCACCAAGATGAACGGGGTCACTGCATTTGTTGTGGAGCACGACATCGTCGCCCAAGACTTCATCAGCGACAAGATTATGGTCTTTACTGGGGAGGCGGGCTCCGAAGGAAGGGGTGAAGATCCCCTGAAGCTTGAGGATGGTATGAACCAGTTCCTGGGAGAGATGGGTATCACATTCCGTAGGGATGCTGAAACCAAACGGCCTCGGGTCAATAAGGATGACTCCCGTCTCGATAGGGAGCAAAAACGAGATGGAAGATATTATTACGTCCGATAAAGTGAAATAGGGAAGCAAACCCCGATCAAGCAGCTCATCTGGATCTTGAAAAAGACCGGATTTATCCCGTTGGTGTAATATTAAAATGCCTTGACTTTATCCTAGAAAGGGAGATCCCCCCCCTCTTCAAAGTATATATGAAGATGAGTAGCTAAGGTATAGAGTATGACCTTGAAGCTGGAGGGTTCCAGGATTGCAGGGAAATGAACCTCTATAGGCAAGAGGTCTTGGAATCCGACATCATGATTATCATCAAGTTCACCAGGGGTAGCTCAAGACTTGACGCTACTGACTACGGATTGATCCATGTCTGAAAACTGACCAAAGCCTTAATTTCAGCTAATCAGCGTTTAGCAGAAGGGCTAACAAGGCTACAGTTACTCCTGCGATCACCATCTTCACCCCAGAATAGAGAACGTTGTTATCGCTGATACGGCCTAGGAAGACTCCGAGGAGGAACAGGGTAGAAAGGCTTGCTACGATACTGGTCATAAATGCATAACCGTGGGGCAGGATCCCGATGTAAGAGAGGTAGAATGGGATCACAGTGGGAATAGATGCGAGGAAAGGGGCCGAGCCATCCACGAAGGCAGCGAAGACTGCTACGAACCGGGACGCCTCCCCGTAGATGGTTTCGTCAAGGTTGGTGAGCATGGCACTCTCTAATTCGTTGAGACTTTTACTCCTCTCCGCGCTCTCAGTCATATAGGTTCCCGAAAACCCAGAGACCGCCATTGCTATTCCACTCACCAGGATAACGCCAATGACCGCTAGGGGGTCTACGATTTTAGTGATATATGCCCCGATCACGACGCCGAGACTTGTCATTGAACCGTCAAAGGCGTTCATGGCAAAGTAGCGTCGGAGGATCATGTGTGCGCTGGTAACCCTCAAATAGGTTCCTACCTCATCAAGGTACCCAGTCAGCCAAGTTATTATCCCGTTCTGCTCGCCTTCCGGATCGTCGTCCTGCGAAGATTCATTCAATTAATGATTCGCTCCATAGCCACCATGCTACGTTCAGAATTAGATGGTCTGTTTTCTCCCATTTCTGGGTGACACACGTAATCATGACATCTTATTGGCTTTAATAAACATTATGAAACAGAGCACCTGTATCTATAACCTTATTTTTGCTCTATTGTGTTCAAGGATTCACAATAATTAAATTC
This window contains:
- a CDS encoding ribosome biogenesis/translation initiation ATPase RLI; the encoded protein is MRVAVIDRQRCKSDKCNTECIRFCPMVRTRREAIRLDSDGIRISEFICSGCGICIRKCPYDALRIVNLPDELESEHLHRYGYNQFTLYRLPVPREGAVVGLLGRNAIGKSTLLNILAGNLTPNLGKFAEPPTRDEVVESFSGKPMHDYLESLYSGKRKVVYKPQYVDRIPRVVKGTAAEVLEAQDERGAFNELTIALEIDSILDRELSVLSGGELQRVAIAAALLKDAEVYLLDEPSSHLDIYQRVRASRVIRGLVKEGRRVVVAEHDLAVLDYLSDDIFLLYGEPDVYGIVSNVHGVREGINIYINGYIPDENVRFRESPIIFHVKPPTPHSRRSSSLISWTDLKKSFSDFTLNVAAGEIGIGEVIGILGKNGIGKTTFIKILAGVEKPDLGRVIGGDIKVSYKPQYLTGTIYGTVEDVLRRAAGEKYLEPWFSAEVIEPLHVKGMLERDISVLSGGELQRVAIAECLSRPVDIYLLDEPSAYLDVEERLAVAKAIRRITKMNGVTAFVVEHDIVAQDFISDKIMVFTGEAGSEGRGEDPLKLEDGMNQFLGEMGITFRRDAETKRPRVNKDDSRLDREQKRDGRYYYVR